From a single Kribbella solani genomic region:
- a CDS encoding MobC family plasmid mobilization relaxosome protein, with protein MGEDVVPKRGGGQRRRRANVPGGRSTVRVDVKLSPEEAAVLRARAAEQQVSLPRLLVESTLAASGETPTQRRDAMAKLFALQRTLGGIANNVNQLAKHANTDGRFPDQAFELGVRVVEIFDRIDQVLDEIAVVQAPALPAATPATMEA; from the coding sequence TTGGGTGAGGACGTAGTACCGAAGCGGGGCGGTGGGCAGCGACGGCGCCGGGCCAATGTGCCGGGTGGCCGCTCGACGGTCCGGGTCGACGTGAAGCTGTCGCCCGAGGAAGCCGCGGTACTGCGGGCACGCGCCGCCGAGCAGCAGGTGTCGTTGCCGCGGCTGCTGGTCGAATCGACTCTGGCCGCGAGCGGGGAGACGCCGACGCAGCGGCGTGACGCGATGGCGAAGCTGTTCGCGTTGCAGCGGACACTGGGCGGGATCGCGAACAACGTCAACCAGTTGGCCAAGCACGCCAACACCGATGGGCGGTTCCCCGATCAGGCCTTCGAGCTGGGCGTGCGGGTCGTCGAGATCTTCGACCGGATCGACCAGGTGCTCGACGAGATCGCGGTCGTGCAGGCACCCGCGCTCCCGGCCGCGACGCCGGCCACGATGGAGGCTG